The following are from one region of the Magallana gigas chromosome 4, xbMagGiga1.1, whole genome shotgun sequence genome:
- the LOC105326671 gene encoding complement C1q tumor necrosis factor-related protein 3, with product MKNVMKMLQEKVQIQEARIVDLEKEIKELKNGNEESSKRTMTESRRQVEEAKQLQFRSPKHQKSEAIDVQEDGVKQERPRVQTDPVPIESVIAFYAYMSTTENNPSTHHTIIYDHDVTNIGNGYNRHSGTFIAPVDGVYVFSWTIFLYQPGEYMSIELTLNSQPVGASYVQGMHDYSTVSGTAVLSMQKNDIVFTRTHTTYVPHGSIRSDDLMRSTFTGWCLSCH from the exons ATGAAGAATGTGATGAAGATGTTACAGGAGAAAGTTCAAATACAAGAAGCCAGAATTGTGGACCTCGAAAAGGAAATCAAGGAATTGAAAAATGGGAACGAAGAGTCGAGCAAACGGACAATGACGGAGAGTCGAAGACAGGTGGAAGAAGCAAAGCAACTGCAATTCCGCTCACCCAAACACCAGAAAAGCGAGGCAATTGATGTACAAGAGGACGGTGTCAAACAGGAGAGGCCAC GAGTACAAACCGATCCTGTACCCATCGAGAGCGTGATAGCGTTCTATGCTTACATGTCGACAACCGAGAACAACCCCAGTACTCACCATACCATCATATACGACCATGATGTCACTAATATTGGAAACGGATACAACAGACATTCCGGAACGTTCATCGCTCCTGTTGATGGCGTTTATGTCTTTTCGTGGACCATATTTTTGTATCAACCTGGTGAATACATGTCAATTGAGTTGACACTCAACAGTCAGCCTGTTGGAGCTTCTTACGTTCAGGGAATGCACGACTATTCAACAGTATCTGGTACTGCTGTACTTTCTATGCAGAAGAACGACATTGTGTTTACAAGAACCCATACAACCTATGTTCCTCATGGTTCTATCCGCAGTGATGATTTGATGCGATCCACGTTCACCGGATGGTGTCTTTCCTGCCAttaa
- the LOC136275005 gene encoding uncharacterized protein: MESVAFFSVTFLCIVHRSSEIFSMHYAFEEYRCEGDIRIDGETEVFVTYSGGKIDSLCYVMGIMGRDAQNLKRYRLCLETLVYSDPDCELLVGLISSDPQEYNCTPPTRVCYGQDKNLRIHIEPITADVLSRNASFVFKVNAFETENKMTLITYIMGGGGGGLVLVVLLITGIKIYRSRQQTLAQKNTGETETDVCENSIYDFNL; this comes from the exons ATGGAAAGCGTCGCTTTCTTTTCTGTCACGTTTCTCTGTATTGTCCACCGGAGCAGTGAAATTTTCAGCATGCACT ATGCATTTGAAGAGTACAGATGTGAGGGGGATATCCGGATAGACGGCGAGACAGAGGTGTTTGTGACGTATAGTGGCGGGAAAATAGATTCCTTGTGTTACGTAATGGGAATCATGGGAAGGGATGCTCAGAATTTGAAGAGGTACCGACTTTGTCTGGAGACACTTGTGTACTCTGATCCAGATTGTGAATTGTTAGTTGGCTTAATCAGTTCTGACCCTCAG GAATACAACTGTACTCCGCCAACTAGGGTCTGCTATGGTCAGGATAAGAATTTGAGGATCCACATCGAACCAATAACTGCAGATGTACTGTCAAGGAATGCGTCATTTGTTTTCAAAGTTAACGCATTTGAAACTGAGAATA AGATGACTCTGATTACTTACATTATGGGTGGTGGTGGCGGAGGGCTGGTTCTTGTTGTTCTTCTGATCACCGGCATCAAAATCTACAGAAGTCGGCAACAGACCCTAGCACAGAAAAACACGGGGGAAACTG aaACAGATGTTTGCGAAAATTCAATTTACGACTTCAATTTATGA